From one Melospiza melodia melodia isolate bMelMel2 chromosome 4, bMelMel2.pri, whole genome shotgun sequence genomic stretch:
- the LOC134417898 gene encoding basic salivary proline-rich protein 3-like, translated as MVPGHSPGTARDGDAVVAPGWGCPAMGTLGGRGPRAALPPPDLVVTRGAPGTGARRHRPDGRRARTRTPRPEGRTYLSDHRCLGSGRPDGGVPAGWGHGRARTDTDGHRTPPRHPAHPRGGPPRPRPRRSHKWRGAAAAAALARPGDPPCGSQLAQVPRKVEPGPGRGGGDGLTLGRPPCPAPHPRGRPAGAAALSEPPLRPGGDAGTPPGWERSGGSERAEPPPLHPALPALRGAEAAPAHPRARGGSVPAGRARARLSPGRRFLPLGGHFYSRGRPAPGPPSGPLTGCRTPEPRT; from the exons ATGgtgcctgggcacagccctggcacggcGAGGGACGGGGACGCGGTGGTGGCTCCTGGATGGGGCTGccctgccatggggacactgggg GGCCGGGGGCCGCGGGCGGCGCTGCCGCCCCCCGATCTCGTTGTCACCCGCGGCGCCCCCGGGACGGGAGCGCGGCGCCACCGCCCCGACGGGAGACGGGCGAG GACCCGAACCCCCCGGCCCGAGGGCCGCACTTACCTGAGCGACCATCGCTGCCTCGGCTCCGGGCGGCCCGACGGGGGGGTCCCCGCGGGCTGGGGGCACGGACGGGCACGGACGGACACGGACGGACACCGGACCCCCCCCCGGCACCCCGCACATCCCCGGGGGGGCCCGCCGCGCCCGCGGCCCCGGCGCTCGCACAAgtggcggggagcggcggcggcggcggccttAGCCCGGCCGGGGGACCCCCCCTGCGGCTCCCAATTGGCCCAGGTGCCCCGGAAGGTggagccgggcccggggcggggagggggggaCGGGCTCACCTTGGGCCGCCCCCCCTGCCCCGCTCCCcacccccggggccgccccgccggggcAGCGGCGCTGTCCGAGCCCCCGCTCCGCCCCGGGGGCGATGCCGGGACCCccccgggctgggagcggagcgGGGGCTCCGAGCGGGCGGAGCCGCCCCCGCTCCATCCCGCGCTGCCCGCGCTCCGCGGGGCGGAGGCGGCGCCCGCCCATCCccgagcccggggcggctccGTCCCGGCGGGCAGGGCCCGGGCACGGCTGAGCCCCGGCCGGCGCTTCCTTCCCTTGGGGGGGCATTTTTATAGCCGGGGCCGgcccgccccggggccgccgTCGGGGCCGCTCACCGGCTGTCGGACACCGGAGCCGCGCACCTGA